TTTTTTTTGATCAGACAGATCACTCTTTTTTGTTTCTTCACTAAGTTCATTCTGTTTCTGTTCAAGATTTTCAGCTCGTTTAACCATCTCATCCATTTTCTGTTCAATCTGAATTCGCTTTAATAAGTTCATAGTTCGTTCAATACTTTTCTTAAACTTCTCCTCATCCATTTTCATTTGGTTCATTGCATCCTGAGTCTGATTACGATTCATTTTCTCAAGTGCATCCTGCATTTTCTGCATAGCTTTCTTCATTTCATCACTTGTCATCTCATCCATCAACTTCTGAAGTTCCATATACTTTTCAAGCGTTTCTTCAGAAAGTAATTGATTCTGCTGAAGTTCATTCTGCATCTGTTTTAACTGCTCACTGGCAGTTTCTATTTTTTCTTGCAGCTTTTCAAACTTATCTAAAGTCTGTTCAATTTTTTCTTTTTCTTCCCAGGTTATTTCTTGTTTATCCTGTTTTAAATCTTTATCAATCTTTTCCAATTCCTTCTTAAGTTCTTCGGCTTCTTTTAAAGTTTCCTGCATTTCATCCTGAACATTATCCTGTGTTTCATCAGCATTTGTTAATATTTCATCCAACGAAGGTACACGAACATTTATAATTTGGGTCTTTGCAGATTTTGGTCCACTTATATTATCGTTATCAAATATTTCCAAGTAGAAAGAATAAACATCATTAACGGCGGGATTTATTTGAGTAAGATTCCAGATATGATCAATTATCTGTTCTTTTATCCTTTTATCAAATACAATTTCAATCGATGTAAACTTTTCCTGTGGAGCTTCATATTTAGAAGCAGCTAATTTGTAATTAAGATTAAGTTTAGAAAAACCGTAATCATCATTAATCTTTACCTCAATAGGTACTCTACTGTCATTCGCAAGATTGATATCTTGTTTTGGATAAGCTAATTCAATAGTGGGTGTGGAATCATAAATTGCTTTTAAATAATATCTAACTGGCTGAAGATTCTGATTTTCATTAAGATCCTGTAATAAAATAACGTAAGAATTATCTTTTTTAATTCTAAAAGATCCCTTAACAAAATTATTTTTAACAGAAAGATTTATTTTTGTTGTGTCTTCAAATTCTATTTGTGCTGATTTTAATTCTTTGTTGGAAAGCAAACTAATCTCAACAGTACTACCAACTAGTGCCGAAATATTTCCGTTATCTTTTTGTTCAAGTACCGGGATATTTGAATAACCGGGAGAAATTACTTTTACATCTAAAGAACGAATTACCGGTCTATCAATTACCTTTATTTTAGACTCTTCACTTTTTATATCTTCAGCGAATGCAAAGTAATTTAGAGATGAGCGCAATTGCTGGATTGAAAAGTTATAATCGCCAACAGAATCTTTTTTAAGCTCATGCTCTTCAAAATTTGTTTGAGATTCTTCGCGGGTTAGTAAAAAAACCTTCTTAGGCATTTCTCCTTTTATACGAATTATAAAATCAACATTCTCACCTTTTGTGATTTCTGTATTACCTGGATAAATTTCAAAATAAAATTTCGCAGGTGGAATAAATTCCTGATTAAAGTTTATTAATCTGTGTGATGCGGCTTGCAGACCAGGAACAAATCCAAATACTAGAGCTGATAAAACAAATACCAACAAAAAATAAATCGAGAATTTTTTGACTTTTGCAAAATCAACTATACTTTCAAACCTTATTGGTTTTGAACGTTCGTAGACATTTTTAAAAGCAGCATCAAGTAAACTAGGCGAATAGATTATTTTTGTTTTACCAGATGAAACAAGCTGCATTGCGTTTAGCAGATCATCCTTAATTTCTGGAAATTGTTTTCCTACTTTGGCTGCAGAATAAAAATAATCCCACTTCTTAAAAATATTAAAATATTTTAATATCGGAATTAAAATCAAATAGCTTGTTGCCCCAAGTATGGTCAGAACAAATACAAAAAGTAAAATAGTTCTAACAATAGAATTGAAATTTCCAATTAGCTCAACTAAACTAAACACAGTGAATCCAGCAATAATTATAATGACTGTTATTACTAATCCAATAAGAAAATGAGCCGTGTACTCTTTCTTTATAAGTAATTCTAATTTAGTAATTATTTCTTTGTAAAAACTTGAATTCATTTTTATTTACTTAATGCATAAATAATTATGTTAGCACCAAACTTAAGTGCTTCTTCTCTTTTGTTTTGCGGGTCATTATGTACCTCAGGATCAGCCCAGCCATCGCTTGGATTTGATTCAAAAGTATATAGTACCGTTAATCTTGTTCCTAAAAACATTCCAAATGTTTGCGGAGGATTTTTATCATGCTCGTGTGTTTTTGGTATTCCGTTTTCAAACTTATAAAAAATGTTAAATATCTTGTGTGAAAAAGGAACCTCAATAAAATCATTTACGGGAAAAACCTTTTTCATTTCTCTGCGTATCGCTTTATCCATTCCGTAATCATCATCAATGTAAAGAAAACCACCATTTTCTAAATATGTCCTTAAACGATTAACCTCGTCGGTTGAAAAAACGACATTACCATGTCCAGTTAAAAATAAAAATGGGTATGAGAAAATTTCATCGCTGGATACATCAACAAATTTATATTCTGCGTTAACTTTAATGTTTGTATTTGCCTGAACAAATTTTAATAGATTTACTTCTGCAGAAGGATCGTTGTACCAATCACCGCCGCCACTGTATTTAAGACGCGCAATTTGAAAACCTGTTTCATT
Above is a genomic segment from Ignavibacteriales bacterium containing:
- a CDS encoding DUF4159 domain-containing protein → MIISKTIFLSIILCYSVNIYSQNETGFQIARLKYSGGGDWYNDPSAEVNLLKFVQANTNIKVNAEYKFVDVSSDEIFSYPFLFLTGHGNVVFSTDEVNRLRTYLENGGFLYIDDDYGMDKAIRREMKKVFPVNDFIEVPFSHKIFNIFYKFENGIPKTHEHDKNPPQTFGMFLGTRLTVLYTFESNPSDGWADPEVHNDPQNKREEALKFGANIIIYALSK